The following proteins come from a genomic window of Nicotiana tomentosiformis chromosome 12, ASM39032v3, whole genome shotgun sequence:
- the LOC104114014 gene encoding transcription repressor MYB6-like codes for MGRFMSSNNIRSLNKGAWTKEEDEILMNYVQIHGVGKWNILCKKAGLNRCGKSCRLRWINYLRPDIKRGNFSLEEDNLIINLHSSLGNKWSKIASQLPGRTDNEIKNHWNTKLSKKLNLLGIDPKTHKPIPNFCLINPLQVSPTLNMDNSTNPWTNLLDFTQLARLQQLQFQTILQTINNITSFPSNLFMPNNYPIQDDMNRYYNYNNFIPDNSETCFQGGLISPEILNFNSINPQTSTPNYQLASLPYLNTSPMCSFQ; via the exons ATGGGAAGATTTATGTCCAGCAACAATATTAGAAGCTTGAATAAAGGTGCATGGacaaaagaagaagatgaaatacTAATGAATTATGTGCAAATTCATGGTGTAGGAAAATGGAATATTTTGTGTAAGAAAGCAGGGCTTAATAGGTGTGGAAAAAGTTGCAGATTAAGGTGGATTAATTACTTAAGACCTGATATTAAACGCGGAAATTTCTCACTAGAAGAAGATAATCTCATTATCAATCTCCATTCATCTCTTGGGAACAA GTGGTCCAAAATAGCTTCCCAACTTCCAGGAAGGACTGATAATGAGATCAAGAATCATTGGAATACTAAGCTAAGTAAGAAACTTAATCTATTAGGAATTGATCCAAAAACCCACAAACCAATTCCTAATTTCTGCCTAATTAATCCTCTTCAAGTTTCTCCTACTTTAAACATGGATAATTCTACTAATCCATGGACCAATCTTCTTGATTTTACTCAATTAGCAAGATTACAACAATTGCAGTTTCAAACTATATTACAGACCATTAATAATATTACTTCATTTCCAAGTAATCTTTTTATGCCAAATAATTATCCTATTCAAGATGATATGAATAGATATTATAACTATAATAATTTCATTCCAGATAATTCAGAGACTTGTTTTCAAGGTGGATTAATTAGCCCTGAAATTCTTAATTTCAATAGCATTAATCCTCAAACCTCAACTCCTAATTACCAATTAGCAAGTTTACCTTACCTTAACACTAGCCCTATGTGTTCATTTCAATAA
- the LOC104114010 gene encoding transcription factor MYB41-like, with translation MGRYPCCKLDDDDDLKKGPWTEDEDEKLIDYIKKNGHTNWQLIPKKAGLKRCGKSCRLRWNNYLRPDIKRGGFSDEEEEIIINLHSVLGNKWSRIANHLPGRTDNEIKNFYNTHLKKKLLKLGIDPKTHKPISDFDSLLKFSHQFTSTSNYFVSLASSLRLQAHFTLLAKIQQLLQSPLLAINSNLFSSIQDNFLSNPNPPLFESLRYEGDQPQFLDSSLANYITTIPCLDNTNSLPNYDSSISNSSEVPSGVSDKIRTIQRRIASPSLYNDNMQKSRNGSNFSELCQANELNSNENQAEGLAIRASNCNLNQNFIPTFSELDDDMAAWEIPQDDEEINTFWNTIFQ, from the exons ATGGGAAGGTATCCTTGTTGCAaattagatgatgatgatgatttaAAGAAAGGGCCATGGACAGAAGATGAAGATGAGAAACTGATTGATTATATAAAGAAAAATGGTCACACAAATTGGCAATTAATCCCAAAAAAAGCAGGTTTAAAGAGATGTGGAAAGAGTTGCAGATTAAGATGGAATAATTATCTTAGGCCTGATATTAAGAGAGGAGGATTTtcagatgaagaagaagaaatcaTCATTAATCTCCATTCTGTTCTTGGAAATAA GTGGTCAAGAATTGCAAATCATCTTCCGGGAAGAACTGATAATGAAATCAAGAACTTCTATAACACACATTTAAAGAAAAAGCTTCTCAAATTGGGAATTGACCCCAAAACACACAAACCAATATCTGATTTCGATTCCCTTCTAAAATTTTCTCATCAATTTACCTCTACTTCCAACTATTTTGTTTCTTTAGCATCTTCCCTTAGATTACAAGCACATTTTACTTTATTAGCCAAAATCCAACAACTTTTACAAAGCCCTCTTTTAGCTATAAATTCAaacttattttcatcaattcaaGACAATTTTTTAAGCAATCCAAATCCTCCATTATTTGAAAGCCTTAGATATGAGGGTGATCAACCCCAATTCTTGGATTCATCTCTAGCAAATTACATCACAACAATTCCTTGTTTGGATAATACTAATTCACTTCCCAATTACGATTCTTCTATTTCAAATTCTTCGGAAGTCCCTTCAGGAGTATCCGATAAAATTAGAACGATACAAAGAAGAATAGCATCGCCGTCCCTGTACAATGACAACATGCAAAAATCGAGAAATGGTTCAAATTTCTCAGAATTATGTCAAGCTAATGAATTGAATTCAAATGAAAATCAAGCTGAAGGACTTGCAATTAGAGCTTCTAATTGCAACttaaatcaaaattttattcccaCATTTTCAGAGCTAGATGATGATATGGCTGCATGGGAAATACCTCAGGATGATGAAGAAATCAATACCTTTTGGAATACTATTTTCCAATGA